A DNA window from Thiopseudomonas alkaliphila contains the following coding sequences:
- a CDS encoding proline--tRNA ligase: MRTTQYLIATLKETPADAVVISHQLMLRAGLIRRLASGLYTWLPLGLRVLRKAEAIVREEMNAAGALEVLMPAIQPAELWQESGRWEEYGPELLRLKDRHQREFCVGPTHEEVITDLARNELSSYKQLPINFYQIQTKFRDEIRPRFGLMRGREFIMKDAYSFHLDQASLQQTYDRMHQAYTNIFTRLGLHFRPVQADTGSIGGTGSHEFHVLADSGEDDIAFSDTSNYAANIEKAEAIPRETKRPAPSEELRLVDTPETKTIDDLVQQFGLAIEKTVKTLVVHAAEEGQLIALVVRGDHTLNEIKAENLPQVASPLTFASDAEIHAATGAHPGSLGPKDLAIPCLIDRSVAMISDFAAGANQDGKHWFGLNWERDLPLAEVADLRNVVAGDPSPDGQGLLEIKRGIEVGHIFQLGTKYSQALNCTVMGENGKPTVLTMGCYGIGVSRVVAAAIEQNHDARGIIWPKALAPFQIALIPMKYEKPEIQAATDALYQQLTAAGFEVLLDDRDKKTSPGVKFADMELMGIPHRLVINEKLLAEQQVEYKARTAEQAEALELADIIAQLKQRI, encoded by the coding sequence ATGCGTACGACCCAGTATTTAATTGCAACTCTGAAAGAAACACCGGCTGATGCAGTGGTCATTAGCCATCAACTGATGCTGCGCGCTGGTTTAATCCGCCGCCTAGCCTCTGGCCTTTACACTTGGCTGCCCTTAGGTCTACGGGTACTGCGTAAGGCCGAAGCCATTGTCCGTGAAGAAATGAACGCTGCAGGTGCCTTAGAGGTATTAATGCCAGCCATTCAGCCGGCTGAACTTTGGCAAGAATCAGGCCGCTGGGAAGAGTATGGCCCCGAGTTGCTACGTTTAAAAGATCGCCATCAACGTGAGTTCTGTGTGGGCCCTACGCATGAAGAGGTAATTACCGATTTAGCCCGTAATGAGCTAAGCAGCTATAAGCAATTACCGATTAATTTTTATCAGATCCAAACCAAGTTCCGCGATGAAATTCGCCCACGCTTTGGCTTAATGCGTGGCCGCGAATTTATTATGAAAGATGCCTACTCGTTCCACCTTGATCAAGCATCTCTCCAGCAAACCTATGATCGTATGCATCAAGCCTATACCAATATTTTTACCCGTCTAGGCTTACATTTCCGCCCAGTACAAGCTGATACCGGCTCAATTGGCGGCACCGGCTCCCATGAGTTTCATGTGCTGGCCGATTCAGGCGAAGATGATATCGCCTTTAGCGACACTTCAAACTACGCTGCTAACATTGAAAAGGCCGAAGCTATTCCTCGTGAAACTAAACGCCCAGCACCCAGCGAAGAATTACGCTTAGTCGATACGCCAGAGACTAAAACCATTGATGATTTAGTTCAGCAGTTTGGTCTAGCTATTGAAAAAACAGTAAAAACCTTAGTCGTTCACGCCGCCGAAGAAGGCCAATTGATTGCCTTAGTCGTCCGGGGCGACCATACCCTCAATGAAATTAAAGCCGAAAACCTGCCGCAAGTCGCCAGCCCGCTCACCTTTGCTAGCGATGCTGAAATTCACGCTGCAACCGGTGCTCACCCTGGCTCCTTAGGCCCAAAAGACTTGGCTATTCCTTGCTTAATTGATCGCTCAGTGGCCATGATCAGCGACTTTGCCGCAGGCGCTAACCAAGATGGTAAGCATTGGTTTGGCCTAAACTGGGAGCGTGACTTACCACTGGCTGAAGTGGCTGATCTGCGAAATGTGGTAGCTGGCGATCCAAGCCCAGACGGCCAAGGCTTACTAGAAATTAAACGTGGCATCGAAGTGGGACATATTTTCCAGCTCGGCACCAAATACAGCCAAGCCTTAAACTGCACCGTAATGGGCGAAAATGGTAAACCAACAGTTCTGACTATGGGCTGCTATGGCATTGGTGTATCCCGTGTAGTTGCAGCGGCTATTGAGCAAAATCACGATGCACGCGGTATTATTTGGCCAAAGGCACTGGCGCCATTCCAAATTGCACTGATTCCAATGAAATATGAAAAGCCAGAAATTCAAGCAGCAACTGATGCTCTCTATCAGCAATTAACTGCCGCCGGCTTTGAAGTATTACTGGATGATCGCGACAAAAAAACCAGTCCTGGAGTTAAGTTTGCCGATATGGAGCTCATGGGCATTCCCCACCGCTTAGTGATCAATGAAAAACTGCTCGCTGAACAACAAGTTGAGTATAAAGCGCGTACGGCCGAACAAGCTGAAGCACTTGAGCTAGCGGATATCATTGCGCAATTAAAGCAACGTATTTAA
- the gltS gene encoding sodium/glutamate symporter yields MTESTPMVLNGYYTLIAATIVLLIGRKIVQRIRFLNEFNIPEPVAGGLLASFLVLVLHSWNGFSLAIDKSMQDGFMLMFFASIGLSADFSRLRAGGKPLVLFTLVVGVFIVLQNVVGISLASLLGLKPITGLITGSVTLVGGHGTATGWGATFEKDFAVQGAIALGLASATFGLVCGGLLGGPVAHRLMRKVKAPEATTLTNLHTTFDRPKQTRLITPKSAIETLAMFAVCLSAASYLTDLMATHFPDSNFKIPTFVWALASGVIVRNTLAKVFRVSVFDRCVDVYGNVSLSLFLAMALLSLELWTIKDLAVPLVIILAVQALVMVTYAYFVTFKVMGSDYDAAVLAGGFCGFGMGATPTAVANMQAITQRFGPSYKAFLIVPMVGAFFVDLLNAGILSIITSLPFLQ; encoded by the coding sequence ATGACTGAATCAACCCCTATGGTGCTAAACGGTTACTACACCTTAATTGCCGCCACCATTGTGCTACTGATCGGACGCAAAATTGTCCAGCGCATTCGTTTTCTGAATGAGTTTAATATTCCAGAACCAGTCGCAGGCGGGTTACTGGCCTCATTTTTGGTGCTAGTACTGCACTCATGGAATGGATTTTCCTTAGCGATTGATAAAAGCATGCAAGATGGCTTTATGCTGATGTTTTTTGCCTCAATCGGCCTCAGTGCTGACTTTTCTAGACTACGAGCAGGTGGTAAGCCGCTGGTTTTATTTACGCTGGTGGTCGGAGTCTTTATCGTCCTGCAAAATGTGGTGGGCATTAGTCTAGCTAGCCTCTTAGGGCTCAAACCCATTACTGGATTAATCACCGGCTCAGTCACCTTAGTCGGTGGCCATGGCACTGCCACTGGCTGGGGTGCCACCTTTGAAAAAGACTTTGCAGTGCAAGGCGCCATTGCCCTAGGTTTGGCCAGCGCCACCTTTGGCTTAGTCTGTGGTGGACTACTCGGTGGCCCAGTAGCTCACCGCTTAATGCGCAAAGTAAAAGCCCCTGAAGCGACCACCCTAACCAACCTGCACACCACCTTTGATCGCCCCAAACAAACCCGCCTGATTACTCCCAAATCAGCGATTGAAACCCTCGCCATGTTTGCGGTTTGTCTTTCAGCGGCTTCTTATCTGACCGATCTCATGGCCACTCATTTTCCAGACTCCAACTTTAAAATTCCGACCTTTGTCTGGGCACTAGCTAGCGGTGTGATTGTGCGCAACACCCTAGCTAAGGTGTTTCGTGTTAGCGTATTTGATCGCTGTGTCGATGTATACGGCAACGTCTCGCTGTCGCTATTTTTAGCTATGGCCTTACTCAGCTTAGAGTTATGGACTATTAAAGATTTAGCCGTTCCCTTAGTCATTATCTTAGCGGTACAAGCCCTAGTGATGGTGACCTATGCCTACTTTGTCACCTTTAAAGTAATGGGCTCAGATTACGATGCTGCGGTACTCGCTGGTGGGTTCTGTGGTTTTGGGATGGGCGCCACCCCCACCGCAGTAGCTAATATGCAAGCCATTACCCAGCGTTTTGGTCCGTCCTATAAAGCGTTTTTAATCGTGCCAATGGTCGGGGCTTTCTTTGTCGATCTATTAAATGCGGGGATTTTATCTATCATCACCTCCCTGCCTTTTCTGCAATAA